In a genomic window of Vulpes vulpes isolate BD-2025 chromosome 6, VulVul3, whole genome shotgun sequence:
- the MTRF1 gene encoding peptide chain release factor 1, mitochondrial isoform X4: MNRHLCAWLFRCSSLNGHHQRHIHPQFHQFTQIHLDTRLWVFRQNRNPILHHRLNKNCPRRYCGHQDTRVLWKHKALQKYMEDLNKEYRTLDQCLQHMSVNEGDRKSLNRRHAELAPLAAIYQEIQEAKQAIEELDSMCKSLSKQDEKQLQELALEERQTIAEKINVLYSELFQSLVPKEKYDKNDVIIEVTSGRTTGGDICQQFTREIFDMYQNYSSYKNWKFELLNYTPADYGGLHHAAARISGDSVYKHLKYEGGVHRVQRIPEVGLSARMQRIHTGTMSVIVLPQPDEGL; the protein is encoded by the exons ATGAATCGTCACCTGTGTGCTTGGCTTTTTAGATGTTCATCTCTTAATGGTCACCACCAGCGCCACATCCACCCCCAATTTCATCAATTTACACAGATACATCTTGATACAAGGCTGTGGGTTTTTAGACAAAACAGGAATCCCATTCTCCATCATCGGTTAAATAAGAATTGTCCTAGGAGATATTGTGGACACCAGGACACCAGGGTGCTGTGGAAGCATAAAGCACTACAGAAATATATGGAGGACCTGAATAAGGAGTACCGTACGCTTGATCAGTGTTTGCAGCATATGTCTGTGAATGAAGGCGACCGAAAGTCTTTGAATCGAAGGCATGCCGAGTTAGCACCACTTGCAGCCATTTACCAAGAAATTCAGGAGGCCAAGCAAGCAATTGAAGAATTAGATTCAATGTGTAAAA GTCTAAGTAAACAAGATGAAAAGCAGTTACAAGAACTCGCATtggaagagaggcaaaccattGCTGAAAAAATCAATGTGTTGTACAGTGAG ctcTTCCAGAGTCTAGTGCCAAAGGAGAAATATGACAAAAATGATGTTATTATAGAGGTGACATCTGGAAGAACTACTGGAG gtGATATCTGCCAGCAGTTTACCCGGGAAATATTTGATATGTATCAGAATTATTCAAGCTATAAAAACTGGAAATTTGAACTTCTGAATTATACACCAGCTGATTATG GTGGGCTGCATCATGCAGCTGCCCGAATTTCTGGTGACAGCGTCTATAAGCATCTGAAGTATGAAGGTGGGGTTCACCGAGTCCAGCGAATCCCTGAGGTGGGCCTGTCAGCACGGATGCAGCGCATTCACACAGGAACCATGTCGGTTATTGTCCTCCCGCAACCAGATGAG